The sequence agaattatatatattgtgAATTCAAGTTGAATAaagtttaattgattttcatttaGGATTTTAGagaattatatatattgtgAAGAAATTATTTGTTCTTTCTTATTATCTTTTAAGAGATTAATCTTCTCATTTTCATTCTTATCTATAATTTTAGTTGTTTATCATTATAATTCCCGAGTTTAAATGTTACtccattaaattaatttaactatCAGTAATTATTCTAAGTTGATCCGTTTAGATATTACTGTTATAACTTGACtatgaataattatattaatgttTGTATTGAAAAATTGGATTtgccttttaaaaaaatgaacaaacaaaaaataaataaaatgacacaAGCAAACGTGGTGCATCTTGATCTGtgatacaaaagaaaaaatagatctCAATAATTTCAAGTTTCGATAACATACATTTGTGATTTGACCATTATTTTGAATGATTTTGTTGGCATGGGAGGAAGAAAGAGGTATTCTCTAGCTATATTAGGCTTACGCGAGCCGTTTAGATATGcaatttgaaattataatacgaaataaaattaatattgaaatgaagttttagttaaatatgtattttaaaattattcagttgtatttttatttttataagaaaaattttttcataagttataaatactatcaaaaatattttcatttttttatacaatattaCTGAATAAgcaaatcataattcataaaaataagacatcaaaatatttaaagatgCCGCTTTAACTTGACAAATCACATATCTTAGTAGTTTTctcttataaataaatatttgtatttacaaatttttaatacacataaatttataaagatCCATCTGTTAACAATAATAGCTAGTAAGTCGTTATTCTTAATACATAAAGACTAAAAGGATGAATTTGCTATCTTTTACGAAATAGAAATTCATTCACTGTCTTCTTCTCAATCTCTCTTCGGTCACTGAACTGAGTTACTAAACTCCATCTTCTCGAAATCATATTTAACATtaatttgaaatcataattGTATATTACATGTCcaaattcaagcttcataaaaaaaataaatcctctttatcaaaataaaacaaatagaagatataaatatttttcaattatcgaaataataataataataataataataataatcaagtaAATGCATTTGCAAAGCTATAATATAAAACAAGAGTCCGGaacctaaagggtataaaatgttaataaaaattccaaaatggtatatgaatatttattttaaccaaaagggcaaaatcgctggaaggGCAGCGATTTCGCTTGccgaaaaaaaataaaatcaaggcagcgatttctaaaatatataattttttagtaattttttaataaatcgctcCCTAAGGagcgattttcttaattttttatttgaaattaaaaataaaaaaattaggagcaaatcgctgcaagtgcagcgatttgtctccaattttcttttatatttttttaaatcaattttttagaaaaattttaattgctacttattttaaaaaatcattaaaaaaaaattattttggaataagtagtagaaaaatttaaaattaaaatttcttaaaaaaatttaaaaaaaataaaaaaaattgattggaaaaaatataaaaaaaaatttggagacaAATCCCTTGCAACGATTTgctcttagtttttttttttaaataatttaaaaagttaaagaaaTCGCTGgttaggcagcgatttattaaaaaattattaacaaaaatttgttTTGGAAATCGCTGctaaggcagcgattttactttttccggCAAGCGAAATCGCTGTCCTTCCAGCGATTTTgtccttttggttaaaataaatattcatataccgttttaaaatttttattaatattttataccctttagactTCGGACTCTATAAAACAACTTAAAGGTTGGTACCGAACATGGAACATGAAATAAAATCTCcttactatttatttatttaacaaactaaaaaatCCGTATTGTCGGGGCAAACTTTAATCGTAGCCGTAAAATGATGTTGGACTGGATTGGGCCAAACAACTGGACCATGACATCACACTATTGCCACTGAATTTGACCCGAATCCACCGACAAGTCCATAGCCATAAGGGTATATTTGGTACCAaggaattattatttttcttaaaaaaattattttctagtaTTTCATAAGTAAGTCGAAAGAtacattatttcaaaattatttatatgttatttagcGACATAGCTCCCTTCTTGtagattttaaattattttcttgtattttgctatatttttttatttctttataaaattattatttgaatggaggattttccaaaaatagttttttatcatttttaagtatttgataaaatttgtgtatattttattcacttcaaatatttttattatttgttattattattcaacTAAATATTACGAGAGGCGAAATCGAAGCTCACTGAGATTCGATAATCAAAGAGTGGGAGTTGAAGAAATTGAGATACACTTGTTTTTGTATGTgtgaatatttttctcttttttaaaatcaatgaaatataagaatattaaaaaatattttttctccataATTGACACAAATGTTAAAATTCGCCACATATTTTGGTTCATGATAAATAAACATTACTATCAAATAAAggaattaattaagaaaataaaaagtaaaataattttgtacGAGTACTATAAAAAAGGGAAGATAGTTTGATAATGGAAATGTAGACTTTAACGCATGAGCTTTCAATAAAAAAGAGATATTCTTCATTccttttttcttcactttttctCTTCACCATTTCACACTTTGTCCCTATTACTCCCTAGAATCTCTCGCTCTGTCTCAtgcacacacagacacacactAGTGGATTCCTTGCTTTTGCTTCAAATCTCTGCTAATAATCTTGATTTCATTCTTTTCTCTCACCATAACCCCATATCAATTTTGTTCTATCCATATTCAAAGCCCCACAATTTCTCAAATCTTTGTGCTACAAGAAACCCTAGTTCTTTCTAAATTCATAGATTCTCAAACACCTTTTTCCTGATTTGGTGAATATATGGTTCATAATACGTTGTAATTCAGCTTAAAGGTGTTGAATTCAGGTTGGTTTTGTAGTTTGGATTTGGGATTTTATGGCTACTTTGTAAATTGCTTTAAAGATTgatcttttgtttttgttaaattGAAAACCCCCTCATTCCCAATTTTGCATCTTGCAGCGGAATTTGGGTTTGATTGTTTTTGAAAGGGGAATTGGATAAGAAAGTTTGAAGCTCAAGTTTTGGTGGATTTTGTGGTTTGAATTAAgggttttttatttattttttatatgtagtGAAGTTTATTTAAGGATAAGAAGATGGAGAAATACGAGCTTGTGAAGGATATAGGGTCTGGGAATTTTGGTGTTGCAAGGCTCATGAGGAACAAGGAGACCAAAGAGCTCGTGGCAATGAAATACATTGAGAGAGGACACAAGGTTTGCATAATTACTGTGTTTCATCATCAATCTAACATCTTCCAATCGTTTTAAATGTCTGATGTTCATCGTTTTCGTTATTGTTAGTGTGTGTTTTTCCTCTTAATTATCAGTTAAACATCCTTTAATCAACCAGGTCCCCTGGTCTCTTTTTTCATATGCAAAATCATATAAGCTTCCTCAGATTTGAGATGCCACTTTTGTTGTAGATTGATGAGAATGTAGCAAGGGAAATCATTAATCATAAATCACTTCGGCATCCAAACATAATTCGCTTCAAGGAGGCAAGTGtgttcatatcatttacaaTTTCGCAATGCCCTATTGCTTTCATGGTGTTTTCTAATGAAAATGGATAGGAAAGTTGATGAATAACTGGCTTAACTgttgtttatttgttttctgAGATGCAGGTGGTATTGACTCCCACTCATCTTGCCATTGTTATGGAATATGCAGCTGGTGGAGAACTGTTTGAGCGCATTTGCAATGCAGGAAGGTTCAGTGAAGATGAGGTATagttaaaatttctaaattctgtAATTTTAGAAGGCCACACTTATGAGATCTTAAGAGCCTTGATTCTCTATCTTTAATGCCTCTCTCATTTGGTTCTTGCTTCTGTAATTTTAGGCCAGATACTTTTTCCAGCAGCTTATTTCAGGTGTCCACTACTGTCACAACATGGTGAGCAATATACAAGAATCTACAGAAAATTATTCATTACTGTGAATatataaaatgtcatttttttaaatttaagggAGCTTAGTCCTCTTCAAATTTCCATTGCCTCTGCAGCAAATATGTCATAGAGATCTGAAACTGGAGAATACCCTTCTTGATGGAAGTGCAGCTCCACGCTTGAAGATATGTGATTTTGGATACTCAAAGGTTGATGTGTTCTGCTGAATGCTAGATATAGACATATTAATCCCCATAGGGATCACTAAGATGCTCATAGTTTTCTGCTGCAATTGCAGTCATCCCTGTTGCATTCAAGGCCAAAATCAACTGTTGGGACTCCAGCTTATATTGCTCCAGAGGTTCTCTCCAGAAGGGAATATGATGGCAAGGTAGAGTAATTATGTGTGATTTTTTACATTTGATGGAAAGGCATTatgcaaattatttttctctggCATCCATCTGCGTGGAGCTGAATTTGCTACCATGTGTGTCATTTATTTTTATGGCATATACTACCTTTCCTCTCATGAGTAGTTAAGAAACTACTATAACTGGTCGCTCTATGACTTGTTAAGAAGCACTATAACTCGCTCTATGACTTGTTAAGAAGCCACTATAACTCGCTCTATACTTGTTAAGAAACCACTATAATTGGTTGTTCTTTGACTTGTTGAGTTACAGGTGATGCTTCCATCTTTGTGTAAACTGCATCTTTTTGCTTACACCATTCCCCTTCTTTCCTAAAGGTAGAGTGTTTTTACTGATCTTTATCTTAGGCCGTGAACGTTTGCTTGTGATTATTTCAGCTGGCTGATGTTTGGTCATGTGGAGTGACACTTTATGTGATGCTGGTTGGGGCATACCCTTTTGAAGACCAGGAGGATCCAAAGAACTTTAGGAAAACCATTCAAGTGAGTATTTTCAAGTCTTCGTATATCCTACAAACTTCATGCGATGCTTACTCCTTTTAATTTggttttgatgtttttattcCAGCGAATAATGGCGGTACAGTACAAGATTCCTGACTATGTTCACATATCACAAGATTGTAGGCACCTTCTCTCTCGCATATTTGTTGCCAATTCTGCAAGGGTATGCTCCTCTCTTCTATCTTTATTGGGTGTATTCTAGTCTTGAATTTTCAATGGGCTAACAATCTGATAGAGATGTTACGTGTTTAATGCATCATTTACTGTCACACAATGGGGTCTATGCATCTGGCGTTGTGGTGccattttcatcttttttcagCCATACACATTTGTGATTTGACAGATTATCCTCCAATTAGGTCATCAGTGTTATCATATACTGTATATTTGAGATCGCCTTATCTGAGCCAAAGCTTTGAACTATGATATGTTGGATAATTACGTCAACCTTCCAACACCCTTTTTTGCTTGATCTGAGCTTCATCCTTGGTCCCAGTAGTAACCCCTGCACCCTGGGAGTGAGTCGGTGTTGCTCATTTAGATGAATGCGACTAGATAATCTTATTCCATGGTTCTTGTCAGGGTACTGTTGTTCAATCCTCCAACTAAATTTGAGTTAATGACAAAGACTACAACAATTGCTTGTGCTATTAATTAAGCAGTGTTGTTTAGTCAGTCGGATCTTATTGCACTTACCTTACCTTATTCTTAAACGATCAGTTCTCCCCAAAAGGATTTATCTTCTAATAGTGTGTCCTCTAAACAAATGGAGTTGGAATAGTTGTTTTTTAAATTCAGATGCTACTGTATTAAATGATTCCTTGTAACTTTGCTTTACGAAATGAGAGAGAATCAGAATCATCCAGAGGGGAAGTTAAGTGATATCTCAATTTGATggtaatttatgattttgtaaTTGTTCCTATAATTGTAACGTTTAGTCTGCATTTGCAATCTTACCGTTGAGAAAAACCTGAATCAATATCTGCTTCGTCATCTCTTTGAACTTTTAACATTATAAAGTGTGTATAGCACTGGAACATGTCATAAATAAACAATATATGCACTAGCAttaaatttttactttcatTTCTCTGCTCCTGGCATTCGTACCATATTGGAGGGGGGAAAAGAAAAATGAGGaagttataacatattttaaatagGAGGATATTGTGGCGTGTCTAATAAGCAGGTTTATTTTGCAGAGAATCACAATCAAAGAAATCAAGTCGCACCCATGGTTCTTGAAGAATTTGCCTAGGGAGTTGACAGAAGCAGCACAGGCGGCTTATTATAGAAAAGAAAACCCAACATTTTCACTTCAGAGTGTGGAGGAGATTATGAAAATTGTGGAAGAGGCAAAGACTCCTCCTCCAGTTTCCCGTTCAGTCTCAGGTTTTGGCTGGGgaggtgaagaagaagaggaggagaaGGAAGGAGATGTAGAAGAAGAagtggaggaggaggaggaggatgaagaagaagaagacgaatATGACAAACAAGTGAAACAAGCACACCAAAGCTTAGGGGAAGTTCGTCTCACCTAAGCGTAAATTATCTTGCTTGCTCGCGGAGAACTGTGGACACACACATAGCCTATTATGTCTTTGGCATTTCCTGTTTGTGTAAAAGTTATTTCACCTGGGCCTACTTTATCCTTTTTGCTTGTAGAAAACTATAGCTATTAAGTGTGGCATTTCCTGGTCGTGtcaagattttcttttttctgctGTGTGGAACTTAAAAGAAGTCTGTAAATTTCGAGTTTTGAGGTAAGGTAGCTTGTGAATTATATTTCCTTAAGACAAAGGCATTGGTGTACTGAAGTTGAACCTCAGATGAGCCTGAGTTATAATTAAGAGGAAACTTTGGTAAGTTTTGTTGTATGCATCTCGGATATATGCAGAGGATTTGCATACATGGTCCTTATATGCTTTTTATGGGTTTTGTTATTACTGCTGATGTTTGAACTTGTCAGTATTACATAGATAGGATGACAAGCATGGTGGATTCAGAAAAATTAAGGTAATGTGTTTGGGATTTGTACTTGGAACCTTACCATGAGTTTGTGAAAACCTGAATTAAACAAGTTAATTTCTAGTTGTGTGTTAATGGGATTTAGAGCATCACCACTACCTTTGAAGTAAAGGTATGATCTGGGTACATTTTGTTCAGAATGATAAAGAAATAAGATGAGAGGATATATAATCCTGATGGTACAGTTTTTAGAGTCCAattcatcatatatttttttccaaaatgtGGACAATAACAACAATGATAGTAATCAATACAGCTGAGGGAGCCTCAcaatgaattattatttcaattctTCTTTTAACTGATTCATCTAAATTTAGATTTTAATTAAGGAATGTTCTATATTTGATATAGTAATCCAAAATATGACATGTGAAAATTAGAGTAAAGCAGGCCGTTcttttgttaagaaaaaaaggTTAGAAAAGCCAAGAGTGAAAGCAAGGTTGAGAAATATGAAATCCCAGGTCAATTTAAACTTGCAAGAGGCCAAGAGCAGTCACATCTGTATTTTTCAACGTTCTATATTTGATACTTATCGTTTGTTATGTTTTGATTTGACACtaacttttaaaaagtaaaaaaaaattaaaaaattataatcttaaattaaagatttgtcaattatatcaagatttgtGATCTTGAACATGTTTAAAGtgtagagaaaaataaataatatttttctctgaaaaaaaacatgataaaagaaattgaaatggaCAGAGTGTAATGGTTTATTAGTTTATTACTATTCAAAGATTCCATTGGAAGTAGAGGGGAAAAGCCAAACCTGTCAagctattatttctatttatgGTCCTTGTTGTTTTGTATGATTGCAACTTGGATCTCAATCAATTAATGAAACAAGTGCAATTATGACagtagaattttaattttttttcacacCGTGTAAGCAA comes from Solanum pennellii chromosome 1, SPENNV200 and encodes:
- the LOC107007938 gene encoding serine/threonine-protein kinase SRK2B, translating into MEKYELVKDIGSGNFGVARLMRNKETKELVAMKYIERGHKIDENVAREIINHKSLRHPNIIRFKEVVLTPTHLAIVMEYAAGGELFERICNAGRFSEDEARYFFQQLISGVHYCHNMQICHRDLKLENTLLDGSAAPRLKICDFGYSKSSLLHSRPKSTVGTPAYIAPEVLSRREYDGKLADVWSCGVTLYVMLVGAYPFEDQEDPKNFRKTIQRIMAVQYKIPDYVHISQDCRHLLSRIFVANSARRITIKEIKSHPWFLKNLPRELTEAAQAAYYRKENPTFSLQSVEEIMKIVEEAKTPPPVSRSVSGFGWGGEEEEEEKEGDVEEEVEEEEEDEEEEDEYDKQVKQAHQSLGEVRLT